The Cyprinus carpio isolate SPL01 chromosome A19, ASM1834038v1, whole genome shotgun sequence genome has a segment encoding these proteins:
- the LOC109077553 gene encoding DNA-directed RNA polymerase III subunit RPC7-like isoform X1: MAGSRGRGRSQFTFNVDALGFGRGDSLPTSAQTPSPLFPPMQFRPVPLQTGEEVDYMLALKQELRASSKNLPFHIKAARTKTDVARYSDKYQNGELKNNCIEWSPDWSRMPKELCIKVRKPRKTAIGAKPQLKQKPKVAAKKEEVLQKLETLEKREEEQHSEEEEDEEKKKQNDEEEGPDADEDYDEEEIEDETDYIMSYFDNGEDFGADSDDNMDEAVY; the protein is encoded by the exons ATGGCAGGCAGCAGAGGCCGCGGAAGGAGCCAGTTTACCTTCAACGTGGACGCGCTCGGATTCGGGAGGGGTGATTCTTTACCCACATCTGCACAGACACCTTCTCCTCTTTTTCCT CCTATGCAGTTTAGGCCAGTGCCTCTGCAAACAGGAGAAGAGGTGGACTACATGCTCGCTCTTAAGCAGGAGCTGAGAGCCTCCAGCAAGAACCTGCCGTTCCACATAAAAGCAGCCAGAACAAAGACAG ATGTGGCACGTTACTCTGATAAATATCAAAACGGAGAGCTGAAGAACAACTGCATTGAATGGAGTCCAG ACTGGAGCCGAATGCCAAAAGAGCTTTGCATTAAAGTACGGAAACCAAGGAAAACTG CTATAGGTGCCAAACCACAACTCAAGCAAAAACCAAAAGTAGCTGCTAAAAAAGAAGAGGTTCTCCAAAAACTAGAG ACACTtgagaaaagagaagaagagcagcattctgaggaagaggaggatgaagagaagaagaaacagaATGACGAGGAGGAGGGGCCGGATGCGGACGAAGACTATGATGAAGAGGAGATTGaagat GAGACAGACTACATCATGTCCTACTTTGACAACGGAGAGGATTTTGGAGCGGATAGTGATGACAATATGGATGAAGCTGTCTACTAA
- the LOC109077553 gene encoding DNA-directed RNA polymerase III subunit RPC7-like isoform X2, with protein MAGSRGRGRSQFTFNVDALGFGRGDSLPTSAQTPSPLFPPMQFRPVPLQTGEEVDYMLALKQELRASSKNLPFHIKAARTKTDVARYSDKYQNGELKNNCIEWSPDWSRMPKELCIKVRKPRKTGAKPQLKQKPKVAAKKEEVLQKLETLEKREEEQHSEEEEDEEKKKQNDEEEGPDADEDYDEEEIEDETDYIMSYFDNGEDFGADSDDNMDEAVY; from the exons ATGGCAGGCAGCAGAGGCCGCGGAAGGAGCCAGTTTACCTTCAACGTGGACGCGCTCGGATTCGGGAGGGGTGATTCTTTACCCACATCTGCACAGACACCTTCTCCTCTTTTTCCT CCTATGCAGTTTAGGCCAGTGCCTCTGCAAACAGGAGAAGAGGTGGACTACATGCTCGCTCTTAAGCAGGAGCTGAGAGCCTCCAGCAAGAACCTGCCGTTCCACATAAAAGCAGCCAGAACAAAGACAG ATGTGGCACGTTACTCTGATAAATATCAAAACGGAGAGCTGAAGAACAACTGCATTGAATGGAGTCCAG ACTGGAGCCGAATGCCAAAAGAGCTTTGCATTAAAGTACGGAAACCAAGGAAAACTG GTGCCAAACCACAACTCAAGCAAAAACCAAAAGTAGCTGCTAAAAAAGAAGAGGTTCTCCAAAAACTAGAG ACACTtgagaaaagagaagaagagcagcattctgaggaagaggaggatgaagagaagaagaaacagaATGACGAGGAGGAGGGGCCGGATGCGGACGAAGACTATGATGAAGAGGAGATTGaagat GAGACAGACTACATCATGTCCTACTTTGACAACGGAGAGGATTTTGGAGCGGATAGTGATGACAATATGGATGAAGCTGTCTACTAA